One genomic window of Actinoplanes lobatus includes the following:
- a CDS encoding FAD-dependent oxidoreductase: MTKEAVVIGGGIAGTATAIALHRAGWRPVIYEAAERDAGERGVFVTLAVNGVTALRALGLDPATVLARGFATPVIALHGASGRLLAEVPLGGPLADGTVSTTIRRSDLYSALRAEVAARGIPIEYGARLTGVSGAVAEFADGRTARGDLLVGADGLHSRTREVLDPKVPQPHYLGLLNTGGFTDGPVRDAPPPGVMRMSFGRRAFFGWVTAPDGSVWWFANPPRRRPAEPGEFTPDSWRAYLLELFAGDPAADLIRASSEVLGPWNTRDLRRVPVWHGERIVLTGDAAHAVAPSSGQGASMALEDAVVLGHSLRENRDVPAALAAYAAARRPRVEKVVVQGRRSSSSKVLGPVRAALRDATLPAVMRLLYRNGDPQAWIFEHRLPGA; the protein is encoded by the coding sequence ATGACTAAAGAAGCTGTCGTGATCGGTGGCGGCATCGCCGGCACCGCCACCGCCATCGCCCTGCACCGCGCCGGCTGGCGCCCGGTGATCTACGAGGCCGCCGAGCGGGACGCCGGTGAGCGGGGCGTCTTCGTGACCCTCGCGGTCAACGGGGTGACCGCCCTGCGTGCCCTCGGCCTGGACCCGGCGACGGTTCTGGCCCGCGGGTTCGCCACCCCGGTGATCGCGCTGCACGGCGCCTCCGGGCGGCTGCTCGCCGAGGTCCCGCTCGGTGGGCCGCTGGCGGACGGGACGGTCAGCACCACGATCCGTCGCTCCGATCTGTACTCGGCACTGCGCGCCGAGGTGGCCGCCCGCGGCATCCCGATCGAGTACGGCGCCCGGCTGACCGGCGTGTCCGGCGCCGTGGCCGAGTTCGCCGACGGCCGCACGGCGCGGGGAGACCTGCTGGTCGGCGCGGATGGACTGCACTCGCGTACCAGGGAGGTTCTCGATCCGAAGGTTCCTCAGCCGCACTATCTCGGCCTGCTCAACACCGGTGGCTTCACCGACGGCCCGGTCCGGGACGCGCCGCCGCCCGGGGTGATGCGGATGTCCTTCGGCCGGCGTGCCTTCTTCGGCTGGGTGACCGCCCCGGACGGCTCCGTCTGGTGGTTCGCCAACCCGCCGCGCCGGCGGCCGGCCGAGCCCGGCGAGTTCACCCCGGACAGCTGGCGGGCGTACCTGCTGGAGTTGTTCGCCGGCGACCCGGCGGCTGATCTGATCCGGGCCAGCAGCGAGGTCCTCGGGCCGTGGAACACCCGGGACCTGCGGCGGGTGCCGGTCTGGCACGGCGAGCGGATCGTCCTGACCGGCGACGCGGCACACGCCGTCGCGCCGTCCTCCGGTCAGGGCGCGTCGATGGCGCTGGAGGACGCCGTGGTCCTCGGGCACAGCCTGCGCGAGAACCGGGACGTCCCGGCGGCCCTCGCGGCGTACGCGGCCGCCCGCCGCCCCCGGGTGGAGAAGGTGGTCGTCCAGGGCCGGCGCAGCAGTTCCTCGAAGGTGCTCGGCCCGGTCCG
- a CDS encoding PadR family transcriptional regulator — MKRSPLAMVLLALLVEAPMHPYRMQQVIKQRGQDQLVNVAQRNSVYQTLDRLVREGLARPGGTSREAGRPERTVYEVTEEGAATLRRWLLEMLPEPAREFPEFPVALAFLPILSPAETRELLERRLETLTDRVAAIDAQAPPGLPRLFLIEDEYRAAVLRAEIAWLRGVVADLDDGSLSWDRALIDETLARFG, encoded by the coding sequence ATGAAGCGGTCTCCCCTGGCGATGGTTCTGCTGGCCCTGCTCGTGGAGGCGCCGATGCACCCGTACCGGATGCAGCAGGTGATCAAGCAGCGCGGTCAGGACCAACTGGTCAACGTGGCGCAGCGGAACAGCGTCTACCAGACCCTCGACCGGCTGGTCCGGGAGGGACTGGCCCGCCCCGGCGGCACCAGCCGGGAGGCCGGGCGCCCGGAGCGGACCGTCTACGAGGTGACCGAGGAGGGCGCCGCCACGCTGCGCCGCTGGCTGCTGGAGATGCTGCCCGAGCCGGCCCGGGAGTTCCCGGAGTTCCCGGTGGCGCTCGCCTTCCTGCCGATCCTCAGCCCGGCCGAGACCCGGGAGCTGCTCGAACGGCGGCTCGAGACACTCACCGACCGGGTCGCGGCCATCGACGCGCAGGCGCCACCCGGCCTGCCCCGGCTCTTCCTGATCGAGGACGAGTACCGGGCGGCCGTGCTGCGGGCCGAGATCGCCTGGCTGCGCGGGGTCGTCGCCGACCTGGACGACGGCAGCCTGAGCTGGGACCGCGCGCTCATCGACGAGACGCTGGCCCGCTTCGGCTAG